From the Planctomycetaceae bacterium genome, the window CTGCTCATTACAATGACGGAACAAGCCGCGACGTTACATCACTGAGTCAATTCCAGTCCAATGAATCACCCATCGTCAGCGTGGACGACAACGGGAATTTCGAAGCTGGCCAAATCACCGGAGAAGCGGCATTGATGGCGCGGTTTCTGGGCCAGTTTGCCGTTTGCATGGCTGCGGTACCTATGCCGGGTGAAGTCGATGCAGAGCGATACGCCAGCCTTCCTCAGCGCAATTTCATCGATGGACTCGTCTGGCAGAAACTTCAGCGACTGCACATTACGCCCTCAGAAATCTGTGATGATCATACGTTTCTGCGGCGAGCCACCACGGATATCTGCGGACGGGTGCCTACGTCCAGTGAAGTTGCAGACTTTCTGGCCGACACATCGACGGACAAGCGTTCGCAACTGATCGATCGGTTGCTTCAGGAACCAGACTTCGCGGACCACTGGGCCAACAAATGGATGGACCTGCTTCGCCCCAATCCGTATCACGTCGGCATCAAGACAGTCTTGAACTACGATAACTGGATTCGACAGGCGTTTCGCGAGCGACGTCCCTGGGATCAGTTCGCACGTGACCTGATCGCATCCACCGGCAGCACCTGGCGAGACGGAGCGCCAACGATGTATCGCGACCGTCGAACCCCCGAAGAACAGACAACTCTGGTTAGCCAGTTGTTTATCGGTGTTCGACTGGAATGCGCAAAGTGTCATCACCATCCGTTTGAAGTCTGGGGACAAGACGATTTCTACAGTTTTGCCGCATACTTCGCGAAAATCGGTCGCAAGGGAACAGGCATCTCTGCACCGATCTCCGGTTCCGAAGAATATTTCTTTCCCGGTACCAAAGGGACTGTCAAACATCCCATCACCGGCGAAGTGATGACCCCCAAACCCCTCTTCGGCAATGCGGTAGTGAACGAGGACGAATCTGACCCCAGAGCAGTGCTGGCCAGATGGATTACCTCTCCCGAAAATCATTTGTTTGCTCAGGTGATGGCAAATCGAATCTGGGCAGACCTGATGGGGCGGGGAATCGTTGAACCGGTGGATGACTTCCGCGCGACAAATCCTCCGTCAAACCCCGAACTCATCGCCGCACTAGGAGACCACTTTCGCGACTCCGGATACTCGATCGCCGAACTGGTTCGAACCATCGCCAATTCGCATGTGTACCAGCTGAGCTCTCTGCCTTCGGATCGCAACATCACGGACACGCGGTACTATTCGCGGCATTACCGACAGCGACTGAGAGCTGAAGTTCTACTGGATGCCTTCGCGCAGATTACGGGAATGCCCCAGGATTTCCCCGCGATGCCGCCGGGCACGAACGCCCGACAAATCTGGACACATCGGACGGCGTCCCTGTTTCTGGATACGTTCGGTCGACCCGACCCGAATCAGGACCCTCCCTGTGAGCGAATCACCGAGCAAACCGTTGTCCAAAGCCTGCACCTGATGAACAACGAAGAGCTGCATCGGGATTTGACGAACGATCAGAGTAATGCCGCGAAACTCGCTGCCAGCGAGAAAACGCCGGAAGAAGTCACCACTGAAATCTATCGTCTCGTCTTTGGACGGAACCCTTCGGCAGAGGAAATCGAGTTCATTCGATCTTTGCTGGAAGCTGAGGGAGCCAACCGACGTCAGGTGATCGAAGATGTGATGTGGTCTATGTTGAATTCTCCTGAATTTGTCCTGCAGGATTGATCTGATGAGTTTGCACAAGAACTGCGAAGGAGCAACGCGTCGCGACTGCCTTCAATTTGGCGTTGGCGCGTTGCTGGGCACTGGGTTGGTGGGCAGCCTGAGGGCACGCGGAGAAGCCACGCGGAAGGGCGGCGGACCCAAAGCCAAAGCCACCAGTTGTATTCTGATCTGGATGGATGGTGGCCCGACGCATTTCGAAACCTTCGACCCCAAGCCCGACGCGCCGGTGGAATATCGCGGCGAATTCACACACATTCAAACAGCGGTTTCGGGGGTCAACTATTCCGAACACATGGTCAGGCTGGCTGCAACGCTGGATGACTACGCAATGATTCGTTCGATCCGGCATAATCAGGGCAACCACGGCGCTGGCAATCATTACATGATGACAGGAGCTCCGCCACGGATTCCGGTTGGATGCGGCGCATTCGTCAGTTTCCATCCCAGTATGGGCTCAGTGGTCGCCAGAGAACTGGGCCGAGACAATGGACTTCCAAACTACTTCAGCATGCCACAAATGAGCCGGTCAGGCGGACCGAATTTTCTGGGAGCAAAGTACGCACCATTCGTGGTGAGCGACGATCCGAACCGAGACAAGTTTCGTGTTCGAGATGTGGCTCTGCCTCGTGATCTGGCCGAAGCACGGTTCTCCACACGAACCGATTTAAGATCGAAGATTGATCGAATGGTTCGTCTCAACGACGAAGCATCGGGGGATCCTGCAGTATCCTTTGACGACTATTTTCAGCAGGGCTACGACCTCGTCACCAGTCCCGAAGCACAGCGGGCCTTCGACATCAGCCAGGAACCGGATGAAGTCCGTGATCGATACGGGCGAAACGGTCTGGGACAGCGATGCCTTCTGGCAAGACGACTCGTCGAAGCCGGCGTTCCATTCATTACTGTTTACGACGGCGGATGGGATCACCATTCCAACATCTTTGGGGCATTGCGAAAACGTCTGCCCGACTGGGACAACAGTGTTGCCACTTTGATTCAGGATTTGAAAGAACGAGGGCTGCTCGATTCGACACTGGTTGTCGCACTAGGTGAGTTTGGCCGCACCCCGACGATCTCAACATTGTCGGGCCAGAACACACCCGGGCGAGACCACTGGGCAAATGCGATGAGCGTTCTGATGGCCGGCGGTGGAACTCCCGGAGGTACAGTAGTCGGCTCAACCGATCGCAAAGGTCACTCAGCTCTCGAGAACGTCCTTGCGCCGGAGAACTTTGTTTCGACCGTCTACTGGAAGTTGGGGATCGATCCCAATACGGTCCTTTACACACCTCAAGGTCGCCCGGCACACCTGGTCAGCGATCCGAATCCGATCAGAGAACTGATTTAGCCGACAGAGCTGATCAGATCTGAGGTTTGGGGGCATGGTTGACGACCGCAACCCGGCTTTGCACTGAGCATTTCTGTACGGCATCAACGCCATTCTGTAACAAAACCGAAAACACGACGCCTGGAAACCAATGTCAACGGTTGAAACCGTTTTTTGGTTCGGTGTTTGAAGCCCCGGGAGAGTTACGATGTCTCAGAATCAAACCAGCAACAGTAGCCAGAACGATAGTCAGCGAGAACAGAGCGAAATTCGATCGGAGCTTCAGGAATTCGCTCGATTGCTCGAAGTGTGTTTTGGTGAGATTGAATACTAACCGGGCCTGGCCTAACCCAACTGTCCGTTGAAAAATTGGGACTGGCTCGAGCAGGAGACCTGAAGACACGATGGTTTCCAGTCCTGCGTGCATGTCCCGGTTTTTCAATGGATAGCTAAGCCGAAGAAAGCCCCTGCGGCGAAGAAAGCCCCTGCGGTATTGAACCTCAGGGGCTTCCTTATGCGCATAAAGAAAGCCCTTCGTTAGTGAGCAAAGCGCGGGGACTGAACGATGAAAGGAATTGGGGAAAGCTCAAACGGATGGGTCAACCGTCTTCGCAAGTGTATTCTTCGTTCAACACTAAGCTCAGCTTGACCGAAGGGCTAGCTGGGTATCTCTGGACACTGCATTCATTGTGCCATTAATGCCAATCTACCAGGCTTTTCTGCAAGAATTACCGAAACGCCCGCTGGATCTCCTGTGGGCCTCAGCTTTTGTCGAAAACCCACCAGTTGTTCATGCGGAATATCACGGCGCCGAACATCTCATTTATTGAATTGTCGGCGCTGAACGGATAAGATTGCGCTGAAATCTGTCGGCGCCGAGCGCCGAAATGGACGGGAAACGCCTAATTTGGGTATTTTGCATTGCTCTGGAAGTCTGCAAGACTGTCTGAGAACGCAGTCGACCTGCGTCCAATAGTTGCCATTTCAACCGGAGCTGTTGTGACGTTTAGTGTCGTTGTGCTGTGGTACGTCGCAACATTTCCTGACATTGGCCTGCGTTGTTTGTTGCCAACCCTGCCGACAGAGCACCGTCTGGGTGGAGTGACCATCCAACAACAGCGGTTACCAGACGAGGTATCACCCCAGCCGTCACCTGGTGATCGGTTGGTGGAAGTGAACGGTAAACGCGTTACGACGTTTCTGGACTTTGTCGATCAGCTCATCGCAATTCGATCTGCAAAGATTGCCCCGGGTGGGCAACTTTCCCCGGGTTCTGACCCCAGCGAATTGCCAGTGCCTCCTATCGTCGAGGTATTTGGAACAGAGCCGGATGCAGCAGCGGAGCGGATGGTCGAGATCCGCTTCCACCGTCAGGATAGTGTGAACAAAGGGGGAATGGCCCTCGCGAACCGTATCTATCTGCCGGTGCACCCAGTCGAGATTGTTGATATTTCGATGACGATATTCTGGTTTGTTTGCCAGCTGGCCATTCTGGGAGTTGCGCTGGCGGCTTACTGGCATCGTCCGTTTGACCGGGTGGCACAGAACTTCTGTCTGATG encodes:
- a CDS encoding DUF1501 domain-containing protein — protein: MSLHKNCEGATRRDCLQFGVGALLGTGLVGSLRARGEATRKGGGPKAKATSCILIWMDGGPTHFETFDPKPDAPVEYRGEFTHIQTAVSGVNYSEHMVRLAATLDDYAMIRSIRHNQGNHGAGNHYMMTGAPPRIPVGCGAFVSFHPSMGSVVARELGRDNGLPNYFSMPQMSRSGGPNFLGAKYAPFVVSDDPNRDKFRVRDVALPRDLAEARFSTRTDLRSKIDRMVRLNDEASGDPAVSFDDYFQQGYDLVTSPEAQRAFDISQEPDEVRDRYGRNGLGQRCLLARRLVEAGVPFITVYDGGWDHHSNIFGALRKRLPDWDNSVATLIQDLKERGLLDSTLVVALGEFGRTPTISTLSGQNTPGRDHWANAMSVLMAGGGTPGGTVVGSTDRKGHSALENVLAPENFVSTVYWKLGIDPNTVLYTPQGRPAHLVSDPNPIRELI
- a CDS encoding DUF1549 and DUF1553 domain-containing protein translates to MKPNPAIISSLRAAVVIAMSCVAVQPSFGAETPSLQNPPAETVDFENEVVPILTRFGCNSGPCHGKSRGQGGLQLSLLGFDPQFDFDAIVKEGRGRRIFAASPASSLFLQKPTGEVPHGGGRRLDRSGKEHEVLVNWIRQGMPRRAPDAPTLERVTVSPESVVLKNGETGTLTVTAHYNDGTSRDVTSLSQFQSNESPIVSVDDNGNFEAGQITGEAALMARFLGQFAVCMAAVPMPGEVDAERYASLPQRNFIDGLVWQKLQRLHITPSEICDDHTFLRRATTDICGRVPTSSEVADFLADTSTDKRSQLIDRLLQEPDFADHWANKWMDLLRPNPYHVGIKTVLNYDNWIRQAFRERRPWDQFARDLIASTGSTWRDGAPTMYRDRRTPEEQTTLVSQLFIGVRLECAKCHHHPFEVWGQDDFYSFAAYFAKIGRKGTGISAPISGSEEYFFPGTKGTVKHPITGEVMTPKPLFGNAVVNEDESDPRAVLARWITSPENHLFAQVMANRIWADLMGRGIVEPVDDFRATNPPSNPELIAALGDHFRDSGYSIAELVRTIANSHVYQLSSLPSDRNITDTRYYSRHYRQRLRAEVLLDAFAQITGMPQDFPAMPPGTNARQIWTHRTASLFLDTFGRPDPNQDPPCERITEQTVVQSLHLMNNEELHRDLTNDQSNAAKLAASEKTPEEVTTEIYRLVFGRNPSAEEIEFIRSLLEAEGANRRQVIEDVMWSMLNSPEFVLQD